A stretch of the Papaver somniferum cultivar HN1 chromosome 6, ASM357369v1, whole genome shotgun sequence genome encodes the following:
- the LOC113291784 gene encoding uncharacterized protein LOC113291784 yields MDQRPTVRISTLPLNTIAHIIPLKLKDDNFITWKALMLPLFKKFQVEKFIDGSFPCPDQGTTRAQLAEYQDWIAEDTTLLLWIQSTIFDSIIGYVAGAATSRGLWLSIQEIFAHTSATHVIHIRTKLQSLKMSSFVSKYLMEIKSLQDQLAVAGSQISDTEMVVTILSGLPLEYHSFATSIRIRNPPVSSKELFNLLMNEH; encoded by the coding sequence atggatCAAAGACCCACTGTTCGAATTTCCACACTTCCGCTCAATACTATTGCTCATATTATTCCTCTGAAACTCAaggatgataatttcatcacctggAAAGCTTTAATGTTACCACTTTTCAAGAAATTCCAGGTTGAAAAGTTTATCGATGGTTCTTTTCCATGTCCTGATCAAGGAACCACAAGAGCTCAACTAGCTGAATATCAAGATTGGATTGCTGAAGATACAACTCTTCTTCTTTGGATCCAATCAACAATTTTTGATTCAATTATTGGTTATGTTGCTGGTGCTGCTACTTCTAGAGGATTGTGGCTTAGCATTCAAGAAATATTTGCTCATACTTCTGCAACTCATGTGATTCATATTCGTACCAAGCTTCAATCTCTCAAAATGAGTAGTTTTGTATCAAAATATCTAATGGAGATTAAAAGCCTTCAAGATCAACTTGCAGTTGCAGGATCTCAAATTTCAGACACTGAAATGGTGGTAACTATTCTATCTGGCTTGCCTCTAGAATATCATTCCTTTGCTACTTCCATTAGAATTCGTAATCCGCCAGTATCAAGCAAGGAACTGTTCAATCTGCTCATGAATGAACACTGA